A stretch of the Clostridium fungisolvens genome encodes the following:
- a CDS encoding MBL fold metallo-hydrolase: MEQLQFFRTEKVSERIIRIFGLTGELMYLVEGNNRSVLIDTGTGVGDLSEYVKKLTSNPITVILTHGHVDHASGAANFDDVYMNHVDDQVYKEHNNLDLRKDYVKSQFKDFNKIKDSDYVKTKASYEFKQLTDGTTFNLGGITLEVHNAAGHTPGQMAILFKEERVLMTGDAANQATFLFDKNSFGLSSYEKSMKNLLLKTEGMFDRILLSHGTGDAPKELINNIIQLCVDIREGNSDDIPFDFMGQRAYIAKKVNEQFDRIDGSFGNIIYSREKIFK, translated from the coding sequence ATGGAACAGTTACAATTTTTTAGAACTGAAAAAGTTTCCGAAAGGATAATAAGAATTTTTGGTCTCACAGGTGAGTTGATGTATTTGGTTGAAGGGAATAATAGATCTGTTCTAATAGATACAGGTACAGGTGTTGGAGATTTAAGCGAATACGTAAAAAAGCTCACGAGTAATCCTATCACAGTGATTTTAACACATGGTCATGTAGATCATGCCTCCGGGGCAGCAAATTTTGATGATGTATACATGAATCATGTTGATGATCAAGTCTACAAGGAACATAATAATTTGGATTTACGTAAAGATTATGTGAAGTCTCAATTTAAAGATTTTAATAAAATAAAAGATAGTGATTACGTAAAAACAAAAGCTTCATATGAATTTAAGCAGTTAACAGACGGGACCACCTTCAATCTTGGTGGAATAACACTAGAAGTTCATAATGCTGCAGGGCATACACCAGGTCAAATGGCAATTCTTTTTAAAGAAGAGAGAGTATTAATGACAGGAGATGCAGCAAACCAAGCCACTTTTCTATTTGATAAAAATTCATTTGGATTATCCAGTTACGAAAAATCTATGAAAAACCTATTATTAAAAACAGAAGGCATGTTCGATAGAATACTTCTTTCTCATGGTACAGGGGATGCACCAAAAGAACTAATAAACAATATAATTCAATTATGTGTAGATATTAGAGAAGGAAATTCTGATGATATACCTTTTGATTTCATGGGACAAAGAGCATATATTGCTAAAAAAGTTAATGAGCAATTTGACCGGATTGATGGGAGTTTTGGCAATATAATTTATTCAAGAGAAAAAATATTTAAATAA
- a CDS encoding iron-containing alcohol dehydrogenase has translation MLGNFIYSNPTKLYFGEDSLNFLNEELPKYGKNVLLVYGGGSIKSTGLYNKIVKILNDNGKEVFEDAGVMPNPTVEKLYEGCKRAKDNNVDLILSVGGGSVCDYAKAVSVSAHCEEDPWAKYYLRMEDVDNKIIPVGCVLTMVGTGSEMNGGSVITNHAAKLKIGHVFGDNVFPKFSILNPVLTYTVPQYQMVAGFFDIMSHILEQYFSNEDDNTSDYIMEGLLKSLIHSSRIAVKNPTDYEARSNIMWTATWALNTLVAKGKSTDWMVHMIGQSIGAYTDATHGMTLSAISMAYYRFIMPYGLQKFKRYATNVWNVNPEGKTDEQVAVEGLNLMEAYMREIGLVMNINDLGATEEMLDGIAKGSFIFEGGYKVLTQDEIVRILKNSMI, from the coding sequence ATGTTAGGAAACTTTATTTATTCAAACCCTACGAAATTATACTTTGGAGAGGATTCATTGAATTTTTTGAATGAAGAACTTCCAAAGTACGGAAAGAATGTGTTGCTTGTTTACGGTGGAGGATCCATCAAAAGCACCGGTTTATATAACAAGATTGTAAAAATTCTAAATGATAACGGCAAAGAAGTCTTTGAGGATGCAGGAGTTATGCCAAATCCAACCGTGGAAAAGCTGTATGAAGGCTGTAAGAGAGCCAAGGATAACAATGTCGATTTAATTTTGTCAGTAGGAGGCGGCTCAGTATGTGATTATGCAAAAGCTGTGTCGGTTTCAGCACATTGTGAGGAAGATCCATGGGCCAAATACTATCTGCGAATGGAAGATGTAGATAATAAAATCATCCCAGTAGGATGCGTTTTAACAATGGTTGGCACTGGTTCTGAAATGAACGGAGGATCTGTTATTACTAACCATGCTGCAAAGCTAAAAATCGGTCATGTATTTGGTGATAATGTGTTCCCTAAATTCTCTATTCTGAACCCTGTATTAACCTATACCGTACCTCAATATCAGATGGTAGCAGGATTCTTTGATATTATGTCGCACATATTGGAGCAGTATTTCAGTAATGAAGATGATAATACTTCTGATTACATTATGGAGGGCTTATTAAAGTCTTTGATTCATAGTTCAAGGATTGCAGTTAAGAATCCAACAGACTACGAAGCAAGAAGCAACATTATGTGGACTGCAACGTGGGCACTTAACACTCTTGTTGCGAAAGGCAAGTCAACAGATTGGATGGTTCATATGATTGGGCAGTCCATTGGTGCTTATACAGATGCAACACATGGAATGACACTTTCAGCAATCTCCATGGCATATTACAGATTCATAATGCCATACGGTCTTCAAAAGTTCAAACGTTATGCAACTAACGTCTGGAATGTAAATCCCGAAGGGAAAACAGATGAACAAGTCGCTGTAGAGGGACTTAATCTAATGGAAGCTTATATGAGAGAAATTGGCTTAGTGATGAATATAAATGATCTTGGTGCGACTGAGGAAATGCTTGACGGTATTGCAAAAGGCTCCTTTATCTTTGAAGGTGGATACAAGGTGTTGACACAGGATGAGATTGTCCGTATTTTGAAAAATAGCATGATTTGA
- a CDS encoding DUF3737 family protein translates to MKLIKQQLLTGERALFHSKDLKVSYSTFADGESPLKESQNIKIDHSMFKWKYPLWYCNNIVVEDSILSEMARSGIWYTDNIEVVNTIIEAPKNFRRAKRIKLENVNIPNAGETLWNCDEISFKNVTAKGDYFGMNSSNIKIDGFQLVGNYSFDGGKNIEIHNAKMLSKDAFWNCENVTVYDSFISGEYLGWNSKNLTFVNCTIESLQGLCYIDNLVMKNCRVLNTTLAFEYSTVDVQICSEIDSVMNPSGGIIRAEGIGELIMDETKIDPNKTQIVMGEIKYAI, encoded by the coding sequence ATGAAGCTAATAAAACAACAGTTGCTCACTGGTGAAAGAGCATTATTCCATAGTAAAGATTTGAAGGTTTCTTATTCCACCTTTGCTGATGGAGAATCTCCTTTAAAAGAGAGTCAGAATATAAAAATAGATCACAGTATGTTTAAGTGGAAATACCCATTATGGTATTGCAATAACATTGTTGTAGAAGACAGCATTTTGTCTGAAATGGCTCGTTCCGGAATCTGGTATACAGATAATATTGAAGTAGTTAATACTATAATTGAAGCACCTAAGAACTTTAGGCGTGCAAAAAGGATTAAATTAGAGAATGTAAACATACCTAATGCTGGTGAGACTTTATGGAACTGCGATGAGATCTCTTTCAAAAATGTAACAGCCAAGGGAGATTACTTTGGTATGAACAGTTCAAATATTAAAATTGATGGATTTCAGTTGGTAGGGAACTATTCATTTGACGGAGGAAAAAACATTGAAATCCATAATGCAAAGATGCTGTCAAAGGATGCATTCTGGAACTGTGAAAATGTAACAGTATACGATTCCTTTATTTCAGGGGAATATCTTGGATGGAATTCTAAGAATTTAACCTTTGTAAACTGCACCATTGAGAGTTTACAGGGGCTATGCTATATTGACAATCTTGTGATGAAAAATTGTAGAGTGTTAAATACTACTCTAGCATTTGAATATTCTACAGTTGATGTACAGATTTGTAGTGAAATTGATAGTGTTATGAACCCGTCTGGCGGTATAATCCGAGCAGAAGGCATAGGGGAACTGATTATGGATGAAACAAAGATAGATCCTAATAAGACACAGATCGTAATGGGGGAAATAAAGTATGCAATATGA
- a CDS encoding MalY/PatB family protein — MQYDFRALTDRRNTNSLKWDVNENVLPMWVADMDFKTAPEIIEAIQEKVAKGILGYTIVPEDWYQAISNWWDRRHHFHIDKEWLIFCTGVVPAISSAVRKMTSVGENILVQTPVYNIFFNSIVNNGRNIVENKLLYDGKQYSIDFKDLEDKLSDPQTTMMILCNPQNPIGKVWDKETLERIGELCFKHNVLVLSDEIHCDLTDMQHEYIPFASVSEICANNSITCIAPTKTFNIAGVQTAAVVVPNEVLRHKINKALNTDEVAEPNAIAMEATVAAFTKGEKWLNELRSYIEENKRAVEKFIVSELTELYLVPSNATYLLWIDCSRIAQDTTCLCEFLRSEVGLYISNGQSYGESGRGFIRMNIACPKARLEDGLTRLKRGIELYKKVCGNTGII; from the coding sequence ATGCAATATGATTTTAGAGCATTAACGGACAGACGTAATACCAATTCTCTGAAATGGGATGTGAATGAAAATGTGCTACCTATGTGGGTGGCGGATATGGATTTTAAAACTGCTCCGGAAATTATAGAGGCAATTCAGGAAAAGGTGGCAAAAGGAATTTTAGGTTATACCATTGTTCCTGAGGATTGGTATCAAGCCATTAGTAACTGGTGGGATCGAAGACACCATTTTCATATAGATAAGGAATGGTTGATTTTTTGCACAGGAGTTGTGCCTGCTATATCTAGTGCTGTTAGAAAAATGACATCTGTGGGGGAAAACATACTGGTTCAGACGCCTGTTTACAATATCTTCTTTAATTCTATTGTGAATAATGGCAGAAATATCGTGGAGAATAAACTGCTATATGATGGAAAACAATACAGTATTGATTTCAAGGATTTGGAAGATAAACTTTCTGATCCACAAACAACCATGATGATTCTCTGCAACCCTCAGAACCCTATAGGAAAGGTATGGGATAAAGAGACATTAGAAAGGATTGGAGAACTATGCTTTAAACATAATGTGCTTGTTCTATCAGATGAGATTCACTGTGATTTGACCGATATGCAGCATGAATATATTCCATTTGCATCTGTTTCAGAAATATGTGCAAATAACAGTATCACATGTATTGCACCTACAAAAACCTTCAACATAGCTGGAGTACAGACCGCAGCAGTTGTAGTTCCCAATGAGGTGCTAAGGCACAAAATAAATAAGGCATTAAATACAGATGAAGTGGCTGAACCAAATGCAATAGCCATGGAAGCTACAGTTGCAGCCTTCACTAAAGGAGAAAAGTGGCTGAACGAGCTTCGCTCCTATATAGAAGAAAACAAAAGAGCTGTAGAGAAGTTCATAGTATCTGAGCTAACGGAATTATATCTGGTTCCTTCCAATGCAACTTATCTTTTGTGGATTGACTGTAGCAGAATTGCACAGGATACAACCTGTCTATGCGAGTTTTTGCGTAGTGAAGTAGGCTTATATATTTCTAACGGCCAATCCTATGGAGAATCTGGAAGAGGTTTTATTCGAATGAACATTGCATGTCCAAAGGCACGTTTGGAGGATGGCCTTACTCGTCTGAAAAGAGGAATTGAATTATATAAAAAGGTTTGTGGAAATACAGGGATTATATGA
- a CDS encoding DUF2500 family protein, with translation MGQVIFILFATSIIIKVIRLYRNKEKLQILSTKARLIMKTRDIHTDVHVNGAITSNTDLILVFELDSGSRIKFKVRERSFREVHEYEWGELDYKGECFLKFKSVSGCIEKL, from the coding sequence GTGGGGCAGGTTATATTTATTTTATTTGCAACTTCTATAATTATTAAGGTAATAAGACTATATAGAAATAAAGAAAAGTTGCAAATACTATCTACTAAGGCAAGGCTCATTATGAAAACAAGAGATATCCACACTGATGTGCATGTGAATGGTGCTATTACTAGTAATACAGATTTAATTTTAGTTTTTGAATTAGATAGTGGCAGTCGGATAAAATTTAAAGTTAGGGAGCGGAGTTTTAGGGAAGTACATGAGTATGAATGGGGAGAGTTAGATTATAAAGGAGAATGTTTTTTAAAATTTAAATCTGTTAGTGGATGCATAGAAAAATTATGA
- a CDS encoding MerR family transcriptional regulator, with protein sequence MNYTIRQVAEKMGVTVPTLRYYDKEGLLPFVDRKPNGTRVFKDEDFQRLDIITCMKNSGMSIKDIKRYMDLCEEGDSTLKERMDIFLERKEDVQKQMEELNKVMETIIHKIGYYETAIEAGTEAIHRHQKDQD encoded by the coding sequence ATGAACTATACAATTAGACAGGTTGCAGAAAAAATGGGGGTTACGGTTCCAACCTTGCGTTACTACGATAAGGAAGGACTTCTTCCTTTTGTAGATAGGAAACCAAATGGAACTAGGGTTTTCAAAGATGAAGATTTTCAAAGACTAGATATCATAACTTGTATGAAGAATTCTGGAATGTCTATAAAAGATATAAAGAGGTATATGGATTTGTGCGAAGAAGGCGATAGTACCCTTAAGGAGCGTATGGATATTTTTCTTGAAAGAAAAGAGGATGTTCAAAAGCAAATGGAAGAATTAAATAAGGTTATGGAAACTATTATACACAAGATAGGGTATTATGAGACTGCAATTGAGGCTGGCACAGAAGCCATTCACAGACATCAAAAGGATCAAGATTAA
- a CDS encoding DUF362 domain-containing protein has translation MSKSKVLFTKNITPESLVNIYKQLGRELGGKVAVKVHSGEPGGKNFLKPEFMKELVDYVHGTVVECNTAYPGRRMESKEHWKAIQEHGFTNLFKVDIMDEEGELELPIKDSKHLKVNYVGSHLANYDSLLILSHFKGHQMGGFGGALKNTSIGIASSKGKLHIHTAGNANKPDGFFNTPQDAFLESMAEAASSIVEYRKDNILFINVMRDISIDCDCNSCPKDPEMKDIGILASLDPVALDQACVDLIYKSDDKGKASLIHRMEEKHGIHTVEEAARLGVGSREYELIDIE, from the coding sequence ATGAGTAAATCAAAAGTATTATTCACAAAAAATATTACGCCAGAAAGCTTGGTTAATATTTACAAACAACTAGGAAGAGAATTAGGTGGTAAAGTTGCAGTTAAGGTCCATTCTGGAGAACCTGGAGGAAAGAACTTTTTAAAACCAGAATTTATGAAAGAGTTAGTTGACTATGTTCATGGAACAGTAGTTGAATGTAATACCGCTTATCCAGGTAGAAGAATGGAATCTAAAGAGCATTGGAAAGCAATTCAAGAACATGGATTTACTAATCTATTTAAGGTAGATATTATGGATGAAGAAGGAGAGCTGGAGCTACCAATTAAAGATAGCAAACATTTAAAAGTTAACTATGTTGGCAGTCATTTAGCAAATTATGATTCGTTATTAATATTATCTCATTTTAAGGGACATCAAATGGGGGGCTTTGGAGGAGCATTAAAAAATACTTCAATTGGTATTGCGTCAAGTAAGGGGAAGCTGCATATCCATACAGCTGGTAACGCCAACAAACCTGATGGTTTCTTTAATACACCTCAGGATGCATTTTTAGAGTCAATGGCTGAAGCAGCTAGTTCAATCGTTGAATATAGAAAAGATAATATTTTATTTATTAATGTTATGCGTGACATTTCAATAGATTGCGATTGTAATTCTTGTCCTAAGGATCCGGAAATGAAGGATATCGGAATTCTTGCTTCTTTAGACCCAGTTGCTTTGGACCAAGCTTGTGTTGATTTGATATATAAATCAGACGACAAAGGAAAAGCAAGTTTAATTCATCGAATGGAAGAAAAACATGGAATCCATACTGTTGAAGAAGCTGCGAGGTTAGGTGTTGGGTCCAGAGAATATGAACTAATTGATATAGAATAA